From a single Gracilimonas sp. genomic region:
- a CDS encoding restriction endonuclease subunit S → MTAFIGNSYLQKTSLAQLTNWSVRYLLETSFSYNEKFDLAPIGSFLKRRRDIIHVQDEVEYQQVTVKINGNGVEERDWKFGKDIGTKRQYRASAGQFIMSKIDARNGAFGIVPEELDGAMVTNDFPVFDIDTEKILPQFFVLLTSTKEFISFAQSCSSGTTNRQRIDLEMFLNQTVPLPEKTEQIRILNIYKDFSSRAKGNRKKVSEMKLRLKSYLFEKVGLEKPKEKDINGLQFIRYKEILEWSVDNLLFNSSFDSKTYPTFSFESDSSLYEELRRGKSPVYDKNSDAIILNQKCNRWNEIKLEHARKVKKKWLDGINKNQFTKEGDILINSTGEGTIGRASYVTNEFEGLMYDSHMLLLRVNRKKLNPQFIVFLINSEYCQRQINLIKSAQSTNQTELGIGNTKKIIFPLLPLDIQNEISDKLATRYREIAELKRNAKNNDINAIIAFKDEIFRGQ, encoded by the coding sequence ATGACGGCATTTATAGGTAATTCTTATTTACAGAAAACAAGTTTAGCCCAATTAACGAACTGGAGTGTGCGCTACCTGTTGGAAACGTCTTTTTCCTATAATGAAAAGTTTGACTTGGCTCCTATAGGAAGCTTTTTAAAAAGAAGAAGAGATATAATTCATGTTCAAGATGAAGTGGAATACCAACAAGTAACGGTAAAGATTAATGGAAATGGTGTTGAAGAAAGAGACTGGAAATTTGGAAAAGATATTGGGACAAAGCGACAATACAGGGCAAGTGCGGGCCAGTTTATTATGTCCAAAATTGATGCTCGAAATGGAGCTTTTGGAATAGTACCGGAGGAGTTAGATGGAGCGATGGTGACTAATGATTTTCCAGTTTTTGATATTGATACTGAAAAAATATTACCTCAGTTTTTTGTCTTATTAACATCTACTAAAGAATTTATTTCTTTTGCTCAAAGTTGTAGTAGTGGTACTACCAACAGGCAGAGAATTGATTTAGAAATGTTTCTTAATCAAACTGTTCCTTTACCAGAAAAAACAGAACAAATTAGGATTCTAAATATTTATAAAGATTTTTCCTCTCGGGCAAAAGGCAATCGAAAGAAGGTTTCAGAAATGAAATTAAGGTTGAAATCTTATCTATTCGAAAAAGTAGGACTTGAAAAGCCGAAAGAAAAGGATATTAATGGTCTTCAGTTTATTCGATATAAAGAAATTTTAGAATGGAGTGTAGATAACCTGTTGTTTAACAGTTCATTTGATTCAAAAACATATCCGACATTCTCTTTTGAATCCGATAGTTCTCTTTATGAAGAATTAAGAAGAGGTAAGAGTCCAGTTTATGATAAAAATTCTGATGCTATTATTTTAAATCAGAAATGTAACAGATGGAATGAAATTAAATTAGAACATGCAAGAAAAGTAAAAAAGAAATGGTTGGATGGAATTAATAAAAACCAATTTACCAAAGAGGGTGATATTCTGATTAATTCTACAGGTGAAGGTACAATTGGCAGAGCGAGTTATGTTACCAATGAATTTGAAGGATTAATGTATGATAGCCACATGTTATTACTTAGGGTAAATAGAAAAAAGCTAAATCCTCAGTTTATTGTTTTCTTGATTAACTCAGAATATTGTCAAAGACAGATTAACCTTATTAAGTCAGCTCAATCTACAAATCAGACTGAGCTGGGTATTGGAAACACGAAAAAAATTATTTTCCCATTGCTGCCTTTAGATATTCAAAATGAAATTTCGGATAAATTAGCAACTAGATATAGAGAGATTGCAGAACTAAAAAGAAATGCAAAAAATAATGATATTAATGCCATCATAGCATTTAAAGATGAAATTTTTCGAGGTCAATGA
- a CDS encoding AAA family ATPase: protein MKLKKLKISTTFKNLKGLQIDFQDKNGITVLIGNNGSGKSNILEAISAIFRGLFDRGFNPGFSYDLSYDLDGKEIKIVYKTTTDELRVKVDNEDDRIRDEFLPNQVICCYSGEEDRIWTAYYKPVYDDYVQALKGSEIPELPLIFVNRYYWDIALLTFFFYDFDSFEDIKNFCVETLGVSSIDKISFEFNNRLLDSWPQNPVVNFVRTINPNKKREESYTLDELKGLLERLISSEVDFFKYLMAATMPKGDKLVKSVTLSFNNGQTVKSLSEGEKKLILIQLILEVLGDENSLILFDEPDSHVHISRKKELKNIFSGYANRENILTTHSPTLTHSFPNQNIEMVVSEGGESRIKEIDKLQLIERLTEGHFTVFDANLGLTTTRDILLVEGKTDYKYLSKALDLLGYTNFEFVIFPCGGAQNVVQVLKEVFMNHLRDEQLCICLFDKDTQGIRGKEGVDEIVSDSSMTNIKSIYHKKTSGWTDSFFVLEDYFPVSFYKPFFEEKINNASKYSHVSKLRDAKKVIESNFDDGEHNTVENFEGFRVLIDELLRIQRVFHSNN from the coding sequence ATGAAGCTAAAAAAACTCAAGATTTCCACAACATTTAAAAACCTTAAAGGGTTACAAATTGATTTTCAAGATAAAAATGGGATTACTGTTCTAATCGGTAACAATGGCAGTGGAAAGAGCAACATTTTAGAAGCTATTAGTGCCATTTTTAGAGGGCTATTTGATAGAGGTTTTAATCCAGGTTTCAGCTACGACTTAAGTTATGATCTTGATGGAAAAGAAATAAAAATTGTATACAAAACGACTACAGACGAATTAAGAGTTAAAGTAGACAATGAAGATGACCGAATAAGAGATGAGTTTTTACCAAATCAGGTTATCTGCTGCTATAGTGGTGAGGAAGACAGAATCTGGACAGCTTATTATAAGCCAGTCTATGATGACTATGTGCAGGCATTAAAAGGTAGTGAGATACCTGAACTACCTCTAATTTTTGTCAATCGATATTATTGGGATATCGCTTTACTAACCTTCTTTTTTTATGATTTTGATTCTTTTGAGGATATAAAAAATTTCTGTGTAGAAACTTTGGGTGTTTCTTCTATAGATAAGATCAGTTTTGAATTTAATAATAGGTTATTAGATAGTTGGCCACAAAACCCAGTTGTCAATTTTGTCAGAACTATTAACCCGAATAAAAAAAGGGAAGAAAGTTATACTCTTGATGAGCTAAAAGGATTACTTGAACGTCTGATTTCAAGTGAAGTAGACTTTTTTAAATACCTCATGGCGGCAACAATGCCGAAAGGGGATAAATTAGTCAAGAGCGTAACGTTATCATTTAATAATGGCCAAACAGTAAAATCACTGAGTGAAGGCGAGAAAAAGTTAATATTGATTCAATTGATTTTAGAAGTATTGGGCGATGAGAATTCTCTTATCCTCTTCGATGAGCCAGACTCTCATGTTCATATTTCTCGAAAAAAAGAGCTTAAGAATATATTTAGCGGCTATGCAAATCGAGAAAATATCCTAACGACTCATTCGCCGACATTAACGCACTCTTTCCCAAATCAAAATATTGAAATGGTGGTAAGCGAGGGTGGAGAATCAAGAATAAAAGAAATTGATAAACTACAATTAATTGAGAGACTAACGGAAGGGCATTTTACTGTTTTTGATGCCAATCTTGGCCTAACAACGACTAGAGATATTCTACTTGTGGAAGGGAAAACAGATTACAAATATTTAAGTAAAGCCTTGGATTTATTAGGGTATACAAATTTCGAATTTGTAATTTTCCCTTGTGGTGGTGCCCAGAATGTAGTACAGGTTCTGAAAGAGGTTTTTATGAACCATTTAAGGGATGAACAATTATGTATTTGTTTATTCGATAAGGATACCCAAGGCATCAGAGGTAAAGAGGGTGTAGATGAAATTGTAAGTGACTCTAGTATGACAAATATTAAATCTATCTATCATAAAAAAACATCAGGCTGGACCGATAGTTTTTTTGTATTAGAAGATTACTTTCCCGTGTCTTTTTACAAGCCGTTTTTTGAAGAAAAAATTAATAATGCTTCAAAATATAGTCATGTAAGTAAACTAAGAGATGCAAAGAAGGTCATCGAATCAAATTTTGATGACGGTGAACATAATACAGTTGAGAATTTTGAGGGGTTTAGAGTTTTGATTGATGAGTTATTAAGGATTCAACGAGTATTTCATTCTAATAACTAA
- a CDS encoding N-6 DNA methylase encodes MDIKIKEGKIFSPLKDKWLVLTPEEEVRQKYICKLIDHYGYDLKQMDQEVQVNNSQRGQGRAQADIVIWKSENDKLKSNSPIIVVECKAEHITIIEEDYFQGYNYAAWAGADFFITSNLKETKVFNVLKGKMPKQLDEIIDIPHAKDINNEKKIKDLLSQTKAFTRDEFSKLLFKCHNIIRNNDKLSPEAAFDEISKILFIKIRYERDNSTGQLFSEEEFKRGKEHDAKYRAKTDLPFYQKLFEKTKTEFKDDDLFDENETIRIRENSFEAIVKELEKYNLSTTSDDVKGIAFEKFLGRTFRGELGQFFTPRTIVDFIVEVLDPKEGEVICDPCCGSGGFLIKAFEYVRSQIEEELHKEKEKIKSEFYTEDYEALPEEEKEKVDAKVNDLFNKLNTELDINNDKSRLRALSYDCIYGTDANPRMSRTAKMNMIMHGDGHGGVHHNDGLLNINGIFENRFDIILTNPPFGSRVEKSLKITEADRYTDQEKIDKYQKKYGKAYKEALKQVNNNVDKPILSLFKTGKMSKLTEVLFIERCLNLLKPGGRMGIVLPEGVLNTTNLQRVRDFVESKAKIILITSIPQDVFVASGATVKPSLVFFKKFTEEEAADWNRIAKESKKKVEADFKEKVDPIEEELSKKGKEAPSKERKKELRRELRDLKEQIKTEIRATIKREFDYEIPIAEVEKAGISTTGAKIENELEPLAKEFKNYRESHKLWENKYKNVTYNITDESEITRLAIAGEGEPEIFYSA; translated from the coding sequence ATGGATATTAAAATTAAAGAAGGCAAGATTTTTTCTCCTCTAAAAGATAAATGGCTTGTCTTAACGCCAGAAGAGGAAGTAAGGCAAAAATACATTTGTAAACTTATTGATCACTATGGCTATGACTTGAAACAAATGGATCAGGAAGTTCAGGTGAATAATTCCCAACGAGGACAAGGAAGGGCACAGGCAGATATTGTTATTTGGAAAAGTGAGAATGATAAGCTGAAAAGTAACAGTCCAATAATCGTAGTCGAGTGTAAGGCTGAACACATCACTATTATTGAGGAAGATTACTTTCAAGGTTACAATTATGCGGCTTGGGCAGGGGCTGATTTCTTTATAACATCAAACCTAAAAGAGACGAAAGTATTTAATGTTCTAAAAGGGAAGATGCCTAAGCAACTGGATGAGATTATTGATATTCCTCATGCCAAAGACATTAACAATGAAAAGAAAATTAAGGATCTTCTTAGCCAAACTAAGGCGTTTACAAGAGATGAATTTTCGAAGCTACTTTTCAAATGCCACAATATAATTCGTAATAATGATAAGCTTTCGCCAGAAGCTGCATTTGATGAAATTAGCAAAATTCTATTTATAAAGATTAGGTACGAAAGGGACAATTCAACTGGTCAATTATTTTCGGAAGAAGAGTTTAAAAGGGGCAAAGAGCATGACGCAAAGTATAGGGCTAAAACAGATCTTCCCTTTTATCAAAAGTTGTTTGAGAAAACAAAAACTGAATTTAAAGATGATGATCTATTTGATGAGAATGAAACTATTAGAATTCGAGAAAATAGTTTTGAAGCAATTGTAAAAGAGCTCGAGAAATATAATTTATCGACAACATCAGATGATGTAAAAGGAATCGCATTTGAAAAATTTCTTGGTAGAACTTTTAGAGGAGAGTTGGGACAGTTTTTTACACCACGAACCATAGTTGATTTTATAGTTGAAGTGTTAGATCCAAAAGAGGGAGAAGTAATTTGTGATCCTTGTTGTGGGAGCGGTGGGTTTCTAATAAAAGCGTTTGAATATGTAAGATCTCAAATAGAAGAAGAGCTTCATAAAGAGAAAGAAAAAATAAAGAGTGAGTTTTATACAGAGGATTATGAAGCTTTACCAGAAGAGGAAAAAGAAAAGGTCGATGCTAAGGTAAACGATTTATTCAATAAGCTTAATACCGAGCTGGATATTAACAATGATAAGAGTCGGTTAAGAGCTCTTTCCTATGACTGTATTTATGGCACGGATGCGAATCCAAGAATGAGTAGAACTGCAAAAATGAATATGATTATGCACGGGGATGGTCATGGTGGTGTTCATCATAATGATGGGTTGCTCAATATAAATGGCATTTTTGAAAATCGGTTTGATATTATCCTTACTAATCCTCCATTTGGTTCAAGGGTTGAGAAATCTTTAAAAATAACGGAAGCAGACCGATATACTGATCAAGAAAAGATAGATAAGTATCAAAAAAAGTATGGTAAAGCATATAAAGAGGCTTTAAAGCAGGTTAATAATAATGTTGATAAACCTATTTTGAGTCTATTTAAAACTGGAAAAATGAGCAAACTTACCGAGGTTTTGTTCATTGAGCGATGTTTGAATTTACTCAAGCCCGGTGGACGAATGGGAATTGTATTACCAGAGGGAGTACTAAATACAACTAATCTTCAGAGGGTACGTGACTTTGTAGAAAGCAAAGCCAAAATCATTTTAATTACCTCTATACCTCAGGATGTTTTTGTAGCCTCTGGTGCTACTGTTAAGCCAAGTTTGGTTTTCTTTAAAAAGTTTACAGAAGAGGAAGCAGCTGATTGGAATAGAATTGCAAAGGAGTCGAAGAAAAAGGTAGAGGCTGATTTCAAAGAGAAAGTTGATCCTATTGAGGAAGAGCTTTCTAAAAAAGGTAAAGAAGCTCCTTCAAAAGAAAGAAAAAAAGAATTAAGAAGAGAATTGCGCGATCTTAAAGAACAAATTAAAACAGAAATAAGGGCTACAATTAAACGTGAGTTTGACTATGAAATTCCTATTGCTGAGGTAGAAAAAGCAGGAATTAGTACAACCGGAGCAAAAATAGAAAATGAGTTGGAGCCATTGGCAAAAGAGTTTAAAAATTATCGAGAATCCCATAAGCTTTGGGAAAATAAATACAAGAATGTGACCTACAATATAACTGACGAATCTGAGATTACTCGTTTAGCTATTGCAGGTGAAGGTGAACCTGAGATTTTTTACTCAGCATAG
- the murI gene encoding glutamate racemase, which produces MQDLKNAPIGIFDSGIGGLTVAKAVIDALPNEDIIYFGDTARVPYGIKSEETVRAYALEITNFLLKRGVKMILIACNTVSASAKEEIIQAAGDIPVLDVITAGTKNAINLPNHRHVGVIGTLATVNSQAYAKSIHAYDPTIKVTQQACPILVSLAEEGWIDNDVAIQTLHHYLDDFNESGIQSLILGCTHYPLFKDVIPKVLKDGTIEIIDSAESIAESAKSKLDELSLLNESGGDFQCYVSDRPQRFHELAERFLGKSLNGVEVVSLG; this is translated from the coding sequence TTGCAAGATTTAAAGAACGCACCCATAGGCATTTTCGACTCAGGTATTGGCGGACTGACTGTAGCAAAGGCGGTCATCGACGCACTGCCCAACGAAGATATCATTTATTTCGGGGACACTGCCCGGGTTCCATACGGAATCAAATCAGAAGAAACGGTACGCGCTTATGCTCTTGAGATTACTAATTTTTTATTGAAGCGTGGCGTGAAGATGATCCTGATTGCCTGCAATACCGTTTCGGCATCGGCTAAAGAAGAGATTATTCAGGCCGCCGGGGACATTCCAGTTTTAGACGTAATTACTGCAGGAACCAAAAATGCCATCAACCTTCCAAATCACCGGCATGTTGGAGTTATTGGAACGTTGGCCACAGTGAACTCCCAGGCTTATGCTAAATCCATTCATGCCTACGACCCAACCATCAAAGTTACTCAACAAGCCTGCCCGATTTTGGTTTCCTTAGCCGAAGAAGGCTGGATTGATAACGATGTGGCGATTCAAACTTTACATCATTACCTGGATGATTTTAATGAAAGCGGGATTCAGTCACTGATTCTTGGGTGTACGCACTACCCCTTGTTTAAAGATGTAATCCCTAAAGTTCTGAAAGACGGAACTATCGAAATCATTGACTCGGCAGAGTCGATTGCTGAATCAGCCAAATCTAAACTGGACGAATTAAGTCTGCTGAATGAATCCGGTGGTGACTTCCAGTGCTACGTGAGTGATCGCCCACAGCGATTTCACGAGCTTGCCGAACGTTTTTTGGGCAAAAGCCTGAATGGCGTGGAAGTGGTAAGTTTGGGGTAA
- a CDS encoding oligopeptide transporter, OPT family — protein MSKKGFTPFVSPEDDLPQITVKAVILGFLLSAILAGANAYLGLKVGMTVSASIPAAVISMAVLRLFKESNILENNIVQTAASAGESLAAGVIFTLPALILLKYWLDFPFMETAAIAMFGGILGVLFTIPLRRALIVESDLQFPEGVATGEVLKAGTEGGAGIKTIIQAGIAAALFKLSQTGLKIFAGSVGGSVKAGKSIFGMGADLSVALLAVGYIVGLNIAVLIFVGGLISWLFGIPIYMAVSSPEEIAAIVGAAEGYDAALAIWSQKIRYLGVGAMVVGGVWALISLAKPLVDGIKSSMAAVKELKNDGAGNIPRTELDTPINIVVWGIIGLAIPIFIVFMYVIDIEHLAVSSGAYWTAITFGVVFSLFAGFLFSSVAGYMAGLVGSSNNPISGVTIATVLATSLCLLAILGGQVDFTADMDKATTAAAAAIIVGAMIACAAALAGDNLQDLKAGQIVGATPYKQQIMQVVGVVAAALVIAPILSLLFNAYGLGGVFPREGMNPEEMLTAPQATLMQSVAEGVFAQNLEWAMIIIGGLIAVAIIILDQILKRKGSEFRTPVLAVAVGIYLPVELSVPIFIGGMIAWTAARFVRNRAIENGESPEEAETSAERKGLLFSSGLITGEALIGIILAIPFALFESTDALRIMPEGLGWLTDLLGVGAAICFMIWLYKVAVKKGE, from the coding sequence ATGAGTAAGAAAGGATTTACCCCGTTTGTGTCCCCGGAAGATGATCTTCCACAAATTACTGTCAAAGCTGTTATTCTGGGCTTTTTGTTATCGGCGATTCTGGCCGGAGCGAATGCCTATTTGGGTCTTAAAGTGGGAATGACGGTTTCTGCGTCCATTCCGGCAGCGGTTATTTCGATGGCAGTACTGAGGCTCTTTAAGGAATCCAATATCCTCGAAAATAACATTGTACAAACGGCAGCATCAGCAGGTGAGTCGCTCGCAGCGGGTGTGATTTTCACCCTCCCTGCACTGATCTTGCTAAAATACTGGCTGGATTTCCCTTTTATGGAAACAGCTGCTATTGCCATGTTTGGGGGAATTTTGGGAGTGCTCTTTACGATCCCACTTAGAAGGGCTTTAATTGTTGAAAGCGATCTTCAGTTTCCGGAAGGTGTGGCTACAGGTGAGGTTCTTAAAGCCGGAACCGAAGGCGGAGCTGGTATCAAGACGATTATTCAGGCCGGTATAGCCGCTGCTCTGTTCAAGCTTAGTCAGACCGGCTTGAAGATTTTTGCCGGTTCTGTTGGAGGATCCGTAAAAGCAGGGAAATCCATTTTCGGGATGGGAGCCGATTTATCGGTGGCGCTTTTAGCCGTTGGGTATATCGTAGGGTTGAATATTGCGGTACTCATTTTTGTGGGTGGATTGATCTCATGGCTGTTCGGTATTCCGATTTACATGGCAGTTAGCAGCCCTGAAGAGATCGCGGCTATTGTGGGAGCAGCTGAAGGATATGATGCTGCGCTGGCTATCTGGAGTCAAAAAATACGGTATCTCGGCGTAGGTGCTATGGTAGTGGGGGGAGTCTGGGCGCTGATTTCTCTGGCCAAACCGCTGGTAGATGGAATTAAATCATCGATGGCAGCAGTGAAGGAATTGAAAAACGATGGGGCTGGAAACATCCCGAGAACAGAATTGGATACGCCTATCAATATTGTAGTGTGGGGGATTATTGGATTGGCAATCCCGATCTTCATTGTATTTATGTATGTCATTGACATCGAGCATTTGGCAGTAAGCAGCGGAGCCTATTGGACAGCTATTACATTTGGAGTTGTTTTCTCACTTTTTGCCGGATTTTTATTTTCGTCTGTGGCGGGATATATGGCCGGTTTGGTCGGTTCATCCAATAACCCGATTTCTGGGGTGACGATAGCTACGGTGCTTGCAACCTCGCTCTGTTTGCTGGCTATTTTGGGAGGTCAGGTCGATTTTACCGCTGATATGGATAAAGCGACGACAGCTGCGGCAGCTGCAATTATTGTAGGTGCGATGATTGCTTGTGCCGCTGCATTAGCTGGTGATAATCTGCAGGATTTAAAAGCTGGACAAATTGTGGGAGCCACGCCCTACAAACAGCAAATCATGCAGGTAGTTGGTGTGGTAGCTGCTGCTTTAGTAATCGCTCCGATTTTGAGTTTATTATTCAATGCGTATGGGTTGGGTGGCGTTTTCCCGCGGGAAGGGATGAATCCCGAAGAAATGCTGACGGCTCCACAGGCTACCCTGATGCAATCGGTTGCTGAAGGTGTATTTGCTCAAAATCTGGAATGGGCGATGATTATTATTGGTGGTTTGATTGCCGTAGCGATTATCATTTTGGATCAGATTTTAAAACGTAAAGGAAGTGAATTCAGAACACCGGTTCTCGCTGTTGCCGTAGGAATCTATCTTCCGGTAGAGTTATCTGTGCCCATTTTCATAGGTGGAATGATTGCCTGGACCGCTGCCCGCTTTGTTAGAAATCGCGCCATTGAGAATGGGGAAAGTCCTGAAGAAGCGGAAACTTCAGCCGAGCGTAAAGGACTGCTGTTTTCATCGGGTTTGATTACCGGGGAAGCCTTGATTGGGATTATTCTCGCTATTCCATTCGCCCTTTTCGAAAGTACGGATGCACTGCGTATTATGCCTGAGGGTTTGGGCTGGCTAACGGACTTGCTGGGAGTTGGAGCAGCTATTTGCTTTATGATTTGGCTATACAAAGTAGCTGTTAAGAAAGGAGAGTAG
- a CDS encoding DUF6265 family protein: MNKLIVLLALLIGSFSVSDYDETPASENLSKTNFDIDDFSWLVGSWTGDGFGGISHETWAEPVNGTMMGMYRHINADGELVFYEFLLLDETELKLKHFHPDLTGWEEKDDMTSFEMISFTKDKIEMKGLTFEKKSDTEIVISLRMRRNGEPHTEVFNMKRD, encoded by the coding sequence ATGAACAAACTTATCGTACTACTCGCACTGCTCATCGGAAGCTTTTCGGTTTCTGATTATGATGAAACCCCGGCTTCCGAAAATCTTTCAAAAACCAATTTTGACATCGATGATTTCAGCTGGCTGGTAGGCTCCTGGACCGGAGATGGTTTTGGGGGAATATCCCACGAAACCTGGGCTGAACCGGTGAACGGAACCATGATGGGGATGTACCGTCATATCAATGCAGATGGGGAACTGGTGTTTTATGAATTCCTGCTGCTGGATGAAACCGAGCTTAAGCTGAAGCACTTCCACCCCGACCTGACCGGCTGGGAGGAAAAGGATGACATGACTTCATTCGAGATGATCAGCTTTACAAAGGATAAAATTGAAATGAAAGGGCTGACTTTTGAAAAGAAATCAGATACTGAGATCGTTATTTCCCTTAGAATGAGGAGAAATGGGGAGCCTCATACTGAGGTTTTTAATATGAAGCGGGATTAA